The following coding sequences lie in one Streptomyces sp. NBC_00510 genomic window:
- a CDS encoding SRPBCC family protein, producing MRGNGRERGVARTCRTEVVVDAPPEAVWRVVADVTRTSEWSHECHRVTWLRGASTAAPGARFRGRNRSGRLRWSRVCEIVAFEAPHRITWRTVATPLFPDSTDWTIAVEPAGTGTRVVQTYRMRNTPAWFRWLVGRLVPAHLDRSGDLTDDLRRIGTIAARDARTAAARP from the coding sequence ATGAGGGGTAACGGGAGGGAGCGGGGCGTCGCCCGGACGTGCCGCACCGAGGTGGTCGTCGACGCGCCGCCCGAGGCCGTGTGGCGCGTCGTCGCGGACGTGACCCGGACCAGCGAGTGGAGCCACGAGTGCCACCGGGTCACCTGGCTGCGCGGGGCGAGCACGGCGGCACCGGGCGCCCGCTTCCGCGGCCGCAACCGATCGGGCCGGCTGAGGTGGAGCCGGGTCTGCGAGATCGTGGCGTTCGAGGCCCCGCACCGGATCACGTGGCGCACCGTCGCCACCCCGCTCTTCCCCGACAGCACCGACTGGACCATCGCGGTGGAGCCGGCGGGCACGGGGACACGGGTGGTGCAGACCTACCGGATGAGGAACACGCCCGCCTGGTTCCGGTGGCTCGTGGGCAGACTGGTCCCGGCCCACCTCGACCGCAGCGGTGACCTCACCGACGACCTGCGCCGCATCGGGACGATCGCCGCCCGCGACGCGCGGACCGCCGCGGCACGGCCCTGA
- a CDS encoding glutamine amidotransferase: MSDSSLRLVWVYPDLLSTYGDQGNVLVTERRARQRRVPVTRIDVRSDQPIPTSGDIYLIGGGEDRPQRLAAERLRRDGGLNRAVDNGAIVFSVCAGYQIIGHEFVNDLGRPEPGLGLLDVVSVRGEGERCVGDVLADIDPALGLPPLTGFENHQGVTHVGKQARPLARTRFGNGNGTGDGTEGAYNDTVFGTYMHGPVMARNPQIADMLIKLAMDVRALPPVDDQWYEALRAERIAAASQPA, from the coding sequence GTGAGCGACTCCAGCCTGCGTCTGGTGTGGGTCTACCCCGACCTGCTGAGCACCTACGGCGACCAGGGCAACGTCCTGGTCACCGAGCGCCGGGCCCGCCAGCGGCGGGTGCCGGTCACCCGGATCGACGTCCGGTCCGACCAGCCCATCCCGACCTCGGGCGACATCTACCTCATCGGCGGCGGCGAGGACCGCCCGCAGCGGCTGGCCGCCGAGCGGCTGCGCCGCGACGGCGGGCTGAACCGCGCGGTCGACAACGGGGCCATCGTCTTCTCGGTGTGCGCCGGCTACCAGATCATCGGCCACGAGTTCGTCAACGACCTCGGCCGTCCCGAGCCGGGCCTCGGCCTGCTGGACGTCGTGAGCGTCCGCGGCGAGGGCGAGCGCTGCGTCGGCGACGTGCTGGCCGACATCGACCCCGCGCTCGGTCTGCCCCCGCTGACCGGCTTCGAGAACCACCAGGGCGTCACGCACGTCGGCAAGCAGGCCCGCCCGCTCGCCCGGACCCGCTTCGGCAACGGCAACGGCACCGGCGACGGGACCGAGGGCGCGTACAACGACACCGTCTTCGGCACCTACATGCACGGCCCCGTCATGGCCCGCAATCCCCAGATCGCGGACATGCTGATCAAGCTGGCGATGGACGTCAGGGCGCTGCCGCCGGTCGACGACCAGTGGTACGAGGCGCTGCGCGCCGAGCGCATCGCGGCGGCGTCCCAGCCCGCCTGA
- a CDS encoding NAD-dependent epimerase/dehydratase family protein: MTRTAFVIGATGQIGRAAVRALAEDGWEVRAASRGGGGDVEWPDGVRPVAVDREDTPALAAALGEGCDVLLDCVAYGPEHARQLTDLADRIGSAVVVSSCSVYEDGRGRSLDTDGEPGGAPVFPVPVAETQAVLAPGEGGYSARKVALERDLLAAEERLPVTLLRAGAVHGPHSLRPRELYFVKRAVDRRPFRVLAYNGASRFHPVHAANLAELVRLAARRPGSRVLNAGDPYAPTVAEIADAVGALLGHETQTYTVDGPPPAKNVGDTPWTTAHPFVLDMSAAERELGYRAVTGYAQSLPENVAWLVERLGGRDWREAFPVLASTYDRFGDLFDYEAEDRWLAAGKPLAGPGEPH, encoded by the coding sequence ATGACGAGAACTGCGTTCGTGATCGGGGCGACGGGACAGATCGGCCGGGCGGCGGTACGCGCCCTCGCCGAGGACGGCTGGGAGGTGCGGGCCGCCTCCCGCGGGGGCGGCGGTGACGTGGAGTGGCCCGACGGGGTCCGGCCGGTGGCCGTGGACCGCGAGGACACCCCGGCGCTGGCGGCGGCGCTCGGCGAGGGCTGCGACGTGCTGCTGGACTGCGTCGCCTACGGGCCGGAGCACGCGCGGCAGCTGACGGACCTGGCGGACCGGATCGGCTCCGCGGTCGTCGTGTCCAGCTGCTCCGTCTACGAGGACGGCCGGGGCCGCAGCCTGGACACCGACGGGGAGCCCGGCGGCGCGCCCGTCTTCCCGGTGCCCGTCGCGGAGACGCAAGCCGTGCTGGCCCCCGGCGAGGGCGGCTACTCCGCGCGCAAGGTGGCACTCGAGCGCGACCTCCTCGCGGCGGAGGAGCGGTTGCCCGTCACGCTGCTGCGCGCCGGGGCCGTCCACGGCCCGCACAGCCTGCGGCCGAGGGAGCTGTACTTCGTCAAGCGGGCCGTGGACCGGCGGCCGTTCCGGGTGCTCGCGTACAACGGCGCCAGCCGCTTCCACCCGGTGCACGCCGCGAACCTCGCCGAACTGGTGCGGCTGGCCGCCCGCCGCCCGGGCTCCCGGGTGCTCAACGCCGGTGACCCGTACGCCCCGACGGTGGCGGAGATCGCGGACGCCGTCGGCGCGCTGCTGGGCCACGAGACGCAGACGTACACCGTGGACGGCCCTCCCCCGGCGAAGAACGTCGGCGACACCCCGTGGACCACGGCCCACCCCTTCGTGCTCGACATGTCGGCCGCGGAGCGCGAGCTGGGCTACCGCGCCGTCACCGGCTACGCGCAGTCGCTGCCGGAGAACGTGGCCTGGCTGGTCGAGCGGCTCGGCGGGCGGGACTGGCGGGAGGCCTTCCCCGTCCTGGCGTCGACGTACGACCGGTTCGGCGACCTGTTCGACTACGAGGCCGAGGACCGCTGGCTGGCCGCCGGAAAACCGCTCGCCGGGCCCGGGGAGCCCCACTAG
- a CDS encoding hemerythrin domain-containing protein — MKTSRALVSEQDGDGEVDMGTGSAPADTRMMRIVHGALRRDLERTRTVLSTEPHPQPGQGSAVGRHVVWLMEFLHAHHIGEDEGLWPLVRERDPSTGPLLDSLDADHRRITPAAVTVTDAARRYAETASDQARVILLAALDALTDVLVPHLEREVEQAMPVVSATLTQAEWHAWDQRYNVKSKSFTQLGMEGHWLLDGIDPEGHRIVVALVPPVPRFILLHGFARAYRRRLAQWWRPQDPERGGAVR; from the coding sequence ATGAAAACATCCCGGGCCCTAGTCTCCGAGCAGGACGGCGACGGGGAGGTCGACATGGGGACGGGTTCCGCACCCGCGGACACGCGGATGATGAGGATCGTGCACGGCGCGCTCCGCCGTGACCTGGAGCGCACGCGGACGGTGTTGTCCACCGAGCCGCATCCGCAGCCGGGGCAGGGGAGCGCGGTCGGCCGGCACGTCGTGTGGCTGATGGAGTTCCTCCACGCGCACCACATCGGCGAGGACGAGGGCCTGTGGCCGCTGGTGCGCGAGCGCGACCCGTCCACCGGGCCGCTGCTGGACTCGCTGGACGCCGACCACCGCCGGATCACCCCGGCGGCCGTGACCGTGACGGACGCCGCCCGGCGGTACGCGGAGACGGCCTCCGACCAGGCGCGCGTCATTCTGCTGGCGGCGCTCGACGCGTTGACGGACGTCCTCGTACCGCACCTGGAGCGCGAGGTCGAGCAGGCCATGCCCGTCGTGTCGGCCACCCTCACGCAGGCCGAGTGGCACGCCTGGGACCAGCGGTACAACGTGAAGTCCAAGTCGTTCACGCAGCTCGGCATGGAGGGGCACTGGCTGCTCGACGGCATCGACCCCGAGGGGCACCGGATCGTGGTCGCTCTGGTGCCCCCGGTCCCGCGCTTCATCCTGCTGCACGGCTTCGCCCGCGCCTACCGGCGGCGCCTGGCGCAATGGTGGCGGCCGCAGGACCCCGAGCGGGGCGGGGCGGTCCGCTGA
- a CDS encoding cytochrome c oxidase assembly protein, translated as MDHGGHGMTAELPPFTLGRGLEFSGDPVFLAGCLLALALYGWGVVRLLRRGDRWSAGRIVAFVAGVLSIALVMCTALNDYGMVMFSVHMVQHMVVSMVSPILLLLGAPVTLTLRALPTAGRGRKGPRELLVALLHSRYLRVITHPAFTIPLFIASLYGLYFTPLFDTLMGSRTGHIAMMVHFLAVGLVFFWPIMGVDPGPNRPSHVMRILELFAGMPFHAFFGIALMMASEPMIGAFEHPSASLGIDALDDQTAAGGIAWAFSEIPSVIVLVALLIQWYTSDQRQARRKDRAADRDGDAELAAYNAYLASLEARGRG; from the coding sequence ATGGACCACGGCGGACACGGGATGACGGCGGAGCTCCCGCCGTTCACCCTCGGCCGGGGGCTCGAGTTCAGCGGGGATCCGGTCTTCCTGGCCGGCTGTCTGCTCGCGCTCGCGCTCTACGGCTGGGGCGTCGTACGACTGCTGCGGCGCGGCGACCGCTGGTCGGCCGGACGGATCGTCGCCTTCGTCGCCGGTGTGCTGTCCATCGCCCTGGTGATGTGCACCGCGCTGAACGACTACGGCATGGTCATGTTCAGCGTCCACATGGTGCAGCACATGGTCGTCAGCATGGTCTCCCCCATCCTCCTGCTGCTGGGCGCCCCCGTGACCCTGACGCTACGGGCGCTGCCGACGGCGGGACGCGGCCGCAAGGGCCCGCGGGAGCTGCTGGTGGCGCTGCTGCACAGCCGCTACCTGCGGGTGATCACGCATCCGGCGTTCACCATCCCGCTGTTCATCGCCAGCCTGTACGGGCTCTACTTCACCCCGCTGTTCGACACCCTGATGGGCAGCCGGACCGGGCACATCGCGATGATGGTCCACTTCCTCGCCGTGGGCCTGGTGTTCTTCTGGCCGATCATGGGCGTGGACCCGGGGCCGAACCGGCCGAGCCATGTGATGCGCATCCTCGAACTGTTCGCCGGGATGCCGTTCCACGCCTTCTTCGGCATCGCCCTGATGATGGCGAGCGAGCCGATGATCGGCGCCTTCGAGCACCCGTCCGCCTCGCTGGGGATCGACGCGCTGGACGACCAGACCGCGGCCGGCGGCATCGCGTGGGCGTTCAGCGAGATCCCGTCGGTGATCGTCCTCGTGGCGCTGCTGATCCAGTGGTACACCTCCGACCAGCGCCAGGCGCGTCGCAAGGACCGCGCCGCGGACCGCGACGGCGACGCGGAACTGGCAGCCTACAACGCGTACTTGGCATCCTTGGAGGCACGGGGTCGCGGCTGA
- a CDS encoding 1-acyl-sn-glycerol-3-phosphate acyltransferase, whose product MFYYVLKYVVLGPLLRVLFRPRIEGMENIPEEGAAIVAGNHLSFSDHFLMPAILPRRITFLAKAEYFTGTGIKGRLTAAFFHSIGQIPVDRSGGKAGESAVREGLKVLAKGELLGIYPEGTRSHDGRLYKGKVGVATMAIRAGVPVVPCAMIGTYEIQPAGRRLPRIKPVTIRFGAPLEFSRFEGMDNERFVVRSATDEIMYAILGLSGQEYVDRYASEVKAEQQGQSGIGSRLRRSA is encoded by the coding sequence GTGTTCTACTACGTGCTCAAGTACGTGGTCCTCGGCCCGCTGCTGCGGGTGCTGTTCCGCCCGAGGATCGAGGGCATGGAGAACATCCCGGAGGAGGGCGCGGCGATCGTCGCGGGCAACCACCTGTCGTTCTCCGACCACTTCCTGATGCCCGCGATCCTGCCGCGCCGGATCACCTTCCTGGCGAAGGCCGAGTACTTCACCGGAACCGGCATCAAGGGACGGCTGACCGCGGCGTTCTTCCACAGCATCGGGCAGATCCCGGTCGACCGCTCCGGCGGGAAGGCGGGCGAGTCGGCGGTCCGCGAGGGGCTGAAGGTGCTCGCCAAGGGCGAGCTCCTCGGCATCTACCCCGAGGGCACCCGCTCCCACGACGGACGCCTCTACAAGGGCAAGGTCGGCGTGGCCACCATGGCCATCCGCGCCGGGGTCCCGGTGGTCCCGTGCGCGATGATCGGCACGTACGAGATCCAGCCCGCCGGCCGGCGGCTGCCGCGCATCAAGCCGGTGACGATCCGCTTCGGCGCGCCGCTGGAGTTCTCCCGCTTCGAGGGGATGGACAACGAGCGCTTCGTGGTGCGTTCGGCCACCGACGAGATCATGTACGCCATCCTCGGCCTGTCCGGCCAGGAGTACGTCGACCGGTACGCGTCCGAGGTCAAGGCGGAGCAGCAGGGCCAGTCCGGCATTGGCTCCCGGCTGCGCCGCAGCGCCTGA
- a CDS encoding MFS transporter, producing MTTQSLSPPAPPATGHPLRKLGLAVILAVEIMDLLDATIVGVASPSIRADFGGSSTQIQWITAAYTLAFSVLMITGARLGDIVGRRRMFLVGLAGFTVCSALCAAAGSAGMLIGGRAAQGLFAAMMVPQGLGILRQMFPPKEQGAAFGAFGPIMGLAAVAGPVLGGFLTDADLFGSGWRSVFLINVPIGVVAFAVALRILPEGRSPHAPRLDLPGSALVSLGVLMLVYPLVQGRDLGWPLWTYLSMAGAVPVLGLFAWYQRRLVARGGSPLVEPGLFRHRGFSAALVVGVAFFAAISGLMLVLTLHLQVGLGYSALHAGASMIPWSAGTVVGAVLSGAVLGPKYGRRTIQAGFALSAVAVAALALTVHLAGQGATTWQLLPALLLNGFAMGLVMAPFFDIALADVEERETGSASGVLNAVQQLGGSVGVAVLGTAFFSYAADGGTVPATQWTALMAAAAFVAALAAAFLMPRRAREGATGH from the coding sequence ATGACCACCCAATCCCTCTCCCCGCCGGCGCCCCCGGCCACCGGCCACCCCCTGCGCAAGCTCGGGCTGGCCGTGATCCTCGCCGTCGAGATCATGGACCTGCTCGACGCCACGATCGTCGGCGTCGCCTCGCCCTCGATCCGCGCGGACTTCGGCGGCAGCTCCACCCAGATCCAGTGGATCACCGCCGCCTACACGCTGGCCTTCTCCGTGCTGATGATCACGGGGGCGCGGCTCGGCGACATCGTGGGCCGCCGACGGATGTTCCTCGTCGGGCTCGCCGGGTTCACGGTGTGCTCCGCGCTGTGCGCGGCCGCGGGCTCCGCGGGGATGCTGATCGGCGGGCGGGCAGCGCAGGGGCTGTTCGCCGCCATGATGGTGCCGCAGGGCCTCGGCATCCTGCGCCAGATGTTCCCGCCGAAGGAGCAGGGGGCGGCCTTCGGTGCGTTCGGGCCGATCATGGGGCTCGCCGCGGTCGCCGGGCCGGTGCTCGGCGGCTTCCTCACCGACGCGGACCTGTTCGGCTCCGGCTGGCGCTCGGTGTTCCTGATCAACGTCCCGATCGGCGTCGTCGCCTTCGCCGTCGCGCTGCGCATCCTGCCCGAGGGGCGCTCGCCGCACGCGCCGCGGCTGGACCTGCCGGGGTCGGCGCTGGTCAGCCTCGGGGTGCTCATGCTGGTGTACCCGCTGGTCCAGGGCCGCGACCTGGGCTGGCCGCTGTGGACGTACCTGTCGATGGCGGGCGCGGTCCCGGTGCTCGGCCTCTTCGCCTGGTACCAGCGGCGGCTGGTGGCGCGGGGCGGTTCCCCGCTCGTCGAGCCGGGGCTCTTCCGCCACCGCGGCTTCTCCGCCGCGCTCGTGGTGGGCGTCGCCTTCTTCGCGGCGATCAGCGGGCTGATGCTCGTGCTGACCCTGCACCTGCAGGTCGGGCTCGGCTACAGCGCCCTGCACGCCGGGGCGTCGATGATCCCCTGGTCCGCCGGCACGGTCGTCGGCGCGGTCCTCTCCGGTGCCGTCCTCGGCCCGAAGTACGGCCGGCGCACCATCCAGGCCGGCTTCGCGCTGTCGGCGGTGGCCGTCGCCGCGCTGGCGCTGACCGTGCACCTGGCGGGCCAGGGGGCCACCACCTGGCAGCTGCTGCCCGCCCTCCTGCTGAACGGCTTCGCGATGGGCCTGGTCATGGCACCGTTCTTCGACATCGCCCTCGCCGACGTCGAGGAGCGCGAGACCGGCTCGGCCTCGGGTGTCCTCAACGCCGTGCAGCAGCTGGGCGGTTCGGTCGGTGTCGCGGTGCTCGGCACGGCGTTCTTCTCGTACGCGGCCGACGGGGGCACGGTGCCCGCGACCCAGTGGACGGCGCTCATGGCCGCGGCCGCGTTCGTCGCGGCCCTGGCGGCCGCCTTCCTGATGCCCCGCCGCGCCCGCGAGGGCGCGACGGGACACTGA
- a CDS encoding S1 family peptidase — protein sequence MRRRISARAALSVLLVLAGLGATSTAPTPAAASSATGSAPASAAGTPSAGLVRVLAGDLGLSEAQARERLRDEAAATRLEPAARRAAGADYGGSWFDARTGTLVVAVTGERKAAAVRGTGAAVRVVEHSAGELDAAKAVLDRGARAGAAPAAVTGWRVDPRANRVVVDVRAGARDTAAVRAFVASARRAAPGAVVTSVRRAAQAPATLAAGTVGGDPYYSHNIRCSIGFSVYGGFVTAGHCAQAGAAVYGWDGSYVGAFQGGTFPGNDYGWVNVGSGWWTVPVVLGWGTVPDALVRGSAEAPVGASVCRSGSTTHWHCGTILAKNETVNYSQGSVYGLTKTNVCAEPGDSGGSFISGDQAQGVTSGGWGNCSSGGETWFQPVNPILARYGLTLHTA from the coding sequence ATGAGACGCAGGATCAGCGCGCGTGCCGCCCTGTCCGTGCTGCTCGTACTGGCGGGACTGGGCGCGACCTCCACCGCGCCCACTCCCGCCGCCGCCTCATCCGCCACGGGGAGCGCACCCGCGTCCGCCGCCGGCACGCCGTCCGCCGGGCTCGTCCGGGTTCTCGCGGGCGACCTGGGCCTGAGCGAGGCGCAGGCGCGCGAACGCCTCCGTGACGAGGCCGCCGCCACCCGTCTGGAGCCCGCCGCCCGGCGTGCCGCGGGCGCGGACTACGGCGGGTCCTGGTTCGACGCGCGCACGGGCACCCTCGTCGTCGCCGTGACCGGCGAACGCAAGGCCGCGGCCGTCCGCGGGACCGGGGCGGCCGTACGGGTCGTCGAGCACTCCGCGGGCGAACTCGACGCGGCGAAGGCGGTCCTGGACCGCGGGGCCAGGGCGGGGGCCGCTCCGGCGGCCGTGACCGGCTGGCGTGTCGACCCGCGGGCCAACCGTGTCGTCGTCGACGTCCGCGCGGGCGCCCGGGACACCGCGGCGGTGCGCGCCTTCGTCGCCTCCGCCCGGCGGGCCGCACCCGGCGCCGTCGTCACCTCGGTACGCCGGGCCGCGCAGGCACCGGCGACGCTCGCCGCGGGGACGGTCGGCGGGGACCCGTACTACAGCCACAACATCCGCTGCTCCATCGGCTTCTCCGTGTACGGCGGCTTCGTCACCGCCGGGCACTGCGCCCAGGCCGGCGCCGCCGTGTACGGCTGGGACGGCTCCTACGTCGGCGCCTTCCAGGGCGGCACCTTCCCCGGCAACGACTACGGCTGGGTCAACGTCGGCAGCGGCTGGTGGACGGTCCCGGTGGTGCTGGGCTGGGGCACCGTTCCCGACGCCCTGGTGCGCGGCTCCGCCGAGGCGCCGGTGGGGGCGTCGGTCTGCCGCTCCGGGTCGACCACGCACTGGCACTGCGGCACGATCCTGGCGAAGAACGAGACCGTGAACTACAGCCAGGGCAGCGTGTACGGCCTGACGAAGACGAACGTGTGCGCGGAACCGGGCGACTCCGGTGGCTCGTTCATCAGCGGCGACCAGGCCCAGGGCGTCACCTCCGGAGGCTGGGGCAACTGCTCCTCCGGAGGCGAGACCTGGTTCCAGCCCGTCAACCCGATCCTGGCCCGTTACGGCCTGACCCTGCACACCGCCTGA
- a CDS encoding TetR/AcrR family transcriptional regulator has protein sequence MTSVPVPPWRPERKKAPRRSLSREAIVTAALHVVDAEGLDALSMRRVAQELDTGAASLYAHVANKEELLELLLDRIQADVTRPEPDPQRWQEQIKEMARQGRRVLVAHRDLARAAIGQGIPFGPNALLNAEAMLAIFKAGGLSDRVCAYGVDALALFVTATAVEESLRNSQGFGGTGVTLDEHIARIREYFGSLPPARFPHITGMVDALMRDEGDERFEFGLDLLVSGLARHAPA, from the coding sequence GTGACATCGGTCCCCGTCCCGCCCTGGCGCCCCGAGCGCAAGAAGGCCCCCCGCCGCAGCCTCAGCCGCGAGGCGATCGTCACCGCGGCCCTGCACGTCGTCGACGCCGAAGGCCTCGACGCGCTGAGCATGCGCCGGGTCGCCCAGGAACTGGACACCGGCGCCGCCTCGCTCTACGCGCACGTCGCCAACAAGGAGGAGCTGCTGGAGCTGCTCCTCGACCGCATCCAGGCCGACGTGACCCGCCCCGAGCCCGACCCGCAGCGGTGGCAGGAGCAGATCAAGGAGATGGCCCGGCAGGGCCGCCGCGTCCTCGTCGCCCACCGCGACCTCGCGCGCGCTGCCATCGGCCAGGGCATCCCCTTCGGCCCCAACGCCCTCCTCAACGCCGAGGCCATGCTCGCGATCTTCAAGGCCGGCGGCCTGTCCGACCGGGTCTGCGCCTACGGCGTGGACGCCCTCGCGCTCTTCGTCACCGCCACCGCGGTCGAGGAGAGCCTGCGCAACAGCCAGGGCTTCGGCGGGACGGGCGTCACCCTCGACGAGCACATCGCCCGCATCCGCGAGTACTTCGGCTCGCTGCCCCCCGCGCGCTTCCCCCACATCACGGGCATGGTCGACGCCCTCATGCGCGACGAGGGCGACGAACGCTTCGAGTTCGGCCTCGACCTCCTCGTCTCCGGCCTCGCCCGCCACGCCCCCGCCTGA
- a CDS encoding TetR/AcrR family transcriptional regulator encodes MAEQEEPRARRAYRSPRREQQAGETRAVVLAAAVRLFGERGWAATGMRDVAREAGVSVETVYAGFRSKGELLMAALDVAVVGDAEPEALAERPEFAGLASGTRQERIAAAARLVTAIHRRTAGVHLALREAAASNGDLAGKLRDNQRRRRVSVEQGMTGVTGRAVTREELDGVWAVLGVEVYHLLTGISGWTPQQYEQWVAGVIDRLLDA; translated from the coding sequence ATGGCGGAGCAGGAGGAACCCCGGGCACGGCGCGCGTACCGTTCACCGCGACGCGAGCAGCAGGCGGGGGAGACCCGGGCCGTCGTGCTGGCCGCGGCCGTCCGGCTGTTCGGCGAGCGGGGGTGGGCGGCGACCGGGATGCGTGACGTCGCCCGCGAGGCCGGGGTGTCGGTCGAGACGGTGTACGCGGGCTTCCGGTCCAAGGGCGAACTGCTGATGGCCGCGCTCGACGTCGCCGTCGTCGGCGACGCGGAGCCCGAAGCGCTCGCCGAACGCCCGGAGTTCGCCGGACTCGCGTCGGGGACCCGGCAGGAGCGGATCGCCGCCGCCGCGCGGCTGGTCACCGCGATCCACCGGCGCACCGCCGGTGTGCACCTCGCGCTGCGCGAGGCGGCCGCCTCCAACGGCGACCTGGCGGGGAAGCTGCGGGACAACCAGCGGCGCCGGCGCGTCAGCGTCGAGCAGGGCATGACCGGCGTCACGGGCCGTGCGGTGACCCGGGAGGAGCTCGACGGGGTGTGGGCGGTCCTCGGCGTCGAGGTCTACCACCTGCTGACCGGGATCTCCGGCTGGACACCGCAGCAGTACGAACAGTGGGTGGCCGGTGTCATCGACCGGCTGCTCGACGCGTAA
- a CDS encoding 6-phosphofructokinase: MRIGVLTSGGDCPGLNAVIRSVVHRAVVDHGDEVIGFHDGWKGLLECDYRKLDLDAVGGILARGGTILGSSRVRPEHLRDGVERAKGHVADLGLDAIIPIGGEGTLKAARLLSDNGLPIVGVPKTIDNDIASTDVTFGFDTAVTVATEALDRLKTTAESHQRVLIVEVMGRHTGWIALHSGMAAGAHAIVVPERPFDVAELTQRVGERFSAGKKFAIVVVSEGAKPREGTMDFESGVKDVYGHERFTGIATRLSIELEERLGKEARPVILGHVQRGGTPTAYDRVLATRFGWHAVEAAHNGDFGMMTALRGTDITLVPLATAVEHLKTVPSERYVEAECVL; encoded by the coding sequence ATGCGTATTGGTGTGCTGACGAGCGGCGGCGACTGCCCCGGCCTCAACGCCGTCATCCGGTCGGTCGTGCACCGCGCGGTCGTCGACCACGGGGACGAGGTCATAGGTTTCCACGACGGGTGGAAGGGCCTCCTCGAGTGCGACTACCGCAAGCTCGACCTCGACGCGGTCGGCGGCATCCTGGCCCGTGGCGGCACCATCCTCGGCTCCTCCCGGGTCCGCCCCGAGCACCTGCGGGACGGCGTCGAGCGCGCCAAGGGACACGTCGCCGACCTGGGTCTCGACGCGATCATCCCGATCGGCGGCGAGGGCACCCTCAAGGCGGCCCGGCTGCTGTCCGACAACGGCCTGCCGATCGTGGGCGTGCCCAAGACGATCGACAACGACATCGCCTCCACCGACGTCACCTTCGGCTTCGACACCGCCGTGACGGTGGCCACCGAGGCGCTGGACCGCCTGAAGACCACCGCCGAATCGCACCAGCGCGTGCTCATCGTCGAGGTCATGGGCCGCCACACCGGCTGGATCGCCCTGCACTCCGGCATGGCGGCCGGCGCGCACGCGATCGTCGTGCCCGAGCGTCCCTTCGACGTCGCGGAGCTGACCCAGCGGGTCGGCGAGCGCTTCTCCGCGGGCAAGAAGTTCGCGATCGTCGTGGTCTCCGAGGGCGCGAAGCCGCGCGAGGGCACGATGGACTTCGAGTCGGGCGTCAAGGACGTCTACGGCCACGAGCGCTTCACCGGCATCGCCACCCGGCTCTCGATCGAGCTGGAGGAGCGGCTGGGCAAGGAGGCCCGCCCGGTCATCCTCGGCCACGTGCAGCGCGGCGGCACCCCCACCGCCTACGACCGGGTGCTGGCCACCCGCTTCGGCTGGCACGCGGTCGAGGCCGCGCACAACGGCGACTTCGGCATGATGACGGCGCTGCGCGGCACCGACATCACGCTGGTGCCCCTCGCCACCGCCGTCGAGCACCTCAAGACCGTCCCCTCCGAGCGCTACGTCGAGGCCGAGTGCGTGCTGTGA